A window of Euwallacea similis isolate ESF13 chromosome 10, ESF131.1, whole genome shotgun sequence contains these coding sequences:
- the Arpc2 gene encoding actin-related protein 2/3 complex subunit 2, whose translation MILLEINNRVVEDTLTLKIKNAQAGLKNESIDVTVADFDGVLYHISNLNGDKSKIRISISLKFYKQLQEHGADELLKRVYGSYLMVPAESGYNVTCLLDLENIPSDWPKVVKTLGLLKRNCFASVFEKYFDFQEAGDEGQKRAVIHYRDDETLYVEAKSDRVTVVFSTRFRDEDDVIIGKVFMQELKEGLRASHTAPPVLFSHREPPLELQDTDATVDNNVGYVTFVLFPRHTAKNTRENTINLIHMFRHYLHYHIKCSKAYIHSRMRAKTSDFLKVLNRARPENKSTDKKTITGRTFIRRD comes from the exons ATGATTctattagaaataaataacagGGTAGTGGAGGATACACTTACATTGAAGATAAAAAACGCGCAAGCCGG GCTTAAGAATGAGAGCATAGATGTAACGGTGGCAGACTTTGATGGAGTCTTATATCACATTTCTAATCTCAATGGTGATAAGTCTAAGATTAGg aTTAGTATCTCCCTCAAATTCTACAAACAACTTCAAGAGCACGGCGCTGATGAACTGCTCAAAAGAGTGTATGGTTCTTATTTGATGGTACCAGCCGAGAGTGGGTACAACGTAACGTGTCTCCTAGATTTAGAAAACATACCCTCAGATTGGCCTAAAGTGGTGAAAACCTTAGGGCTATTGAAACGAAACTGTTTTGCatcagtttttgaaaaatactttgaCTTTCAAGAGGCGGGAGACGAAGGCCAGAAAAGGGCGGTGATTCATTATCGGGACGATGAAACTTT ATACGTAGAAGCCAAATCCGACAGAGTGACGGTAGTGTTTTCGACGCGGTTTCGCGACGAAGATGATGTGATTATAGGAAAAGTGTTTATGCAGGAATTGAAGGAAGGCTTACGGGCGTCCCACACTGCGCCACCTGTATTATTCAGCCACAGGGAGCCACCTCTAGAACTCCAAGATACAGACGCCACGGTGGACAACAATGTTG GTTACGTAACTTTCGTCTTGTTCCCGAGGCATACAGCGAAGAACACGAGGGAGAACACAATCAATCTGATTCACATGTTTAGACATTACCTACACTACCATATTAAGTGTTCGAAGGCTTACATTCACAGTAGAATGCGAGCCAAGACCTCAGATTTCCTGAAAGTGCTAAATAGGGCCAGGCCTGAGAATAAATCAACTGATAAAAAGACTATCAC gGGAAGAACATTTATAAGAAGGGATTAG
- the mRpS23 gene encoding small ribosomal subunit protein mS23 produces MAGSRLEKIGTIYTRVTGLIQSKALNWEDRPLWYDIYSKFPPKEEPSYDRPVPNIKLRQIFYEDDKIRAIFHRNNKKIGTVHLLSNTSSLTQRFIETYKKVKEQYKDQNVPEEHLYKETIDLMNHDRVFKPQETFHEIEGEDSVSLSTAFKEARAKLKDGSINIKNIFKD; encoded by the exons ATGGCTGGGAGTAGGTTAGAAAAGATAGGAACAATCTATACAAG AGTCACAGGATTGATACAGTCTAAAGCTTTGAACTGGGAGGATCGCCCACTTTGGTATGACATCTACTCTAAGTTTCCACCAAAAGAAGAACCTAGTTACGATAGACCTGTTCCAAACATCAAACTCAGGCAAATATTCTACGAAGACGACAAAATAAGAGC CATATTCcatagaaacaataaaaaaattggcacTGTTCACTTGCTAAGTAACACTAGTAGTCTTACTCAGAGGTTTAttgaaacatacaaaaaagtaaaagaacaaTATAAAGATCAAAATGTGCCAGAGGAACATTTATATAAAGAGACCATTGATTTAATGAATCATGATAGAGTGTTTAAACCTCAAGAGACTTTTCATGAAATTGAAGGAGAAGATTCAGTCAGTTTAAGTACTGCCTTTAAGGAAGCAAGAGCCAAGCTCAAAGATGGCAgcataaacattaaaaatatatttaaagattag